From the genome of Argentina anserina chromosome 4, drPotAnse1.1, whole genome shotgun sequence, one region includes:
- the LOC126792051 gene encoding blue copper protein-like, which translates to MASKLRNILVLLVVAIALCGVCSASNAGAGAVHRVGGSEGWVVPVNYNQWSSSEEFNVGDSLLFSYDEHLHNVVEVTEEGFKSCESTAPIAVYSSGSDTITLKRPGHYYFLCGAPSHCEYGQKVEVIVNLPTPETTVSSPSPAPSGLFSPLTPRSESPISSPSPAPSGLSFPSTPRPESRVSSPSPAPSVLSSPSIPRPEERPPHSAALTIDVPKLSLAFASVLVFSKLMF; encoded by the coding sequence atgGCTTCCAAATTAAGAAACATCCTAGTCCTTTTGGTGGTGGCGATAGCTCTTTGTGGCGTTTGTTCTGCCTCTAATGCTGGTGCTGGAGCTGTTCATAGAGTTGGCGGCTCGGAAGGTTGGGTAGTACCTGTCAATTACAACCAGTGGTCCTCCTCAGAAGAGTTTAACGTGGGCGAtagtcttttgttttcttacgATGAGCACCTCCACAATGTTGTTGAAGTTACTGAGGAAGGTTTCAAATCATGCGAGTCCACCGCTCCCATTGCAGTTTATAGTTCTGGCTCAGATACAATCACGCTTAAAAGGCCTGGCCATTATTACTTTCTTTGTGGTGCTCCCAGTCATTGTGAATATGGACAGAAGGTTGAGGTTATAGTCAACCTTCCCACACCTGAAACCACGGTCTCCTCTCCGAGCCCGGCACCTTCTGGATTGTTTTCTCCTTTAACTCCTCGTTCTGAAAGTCCGATCTCCTCTCCTAGCCCAGCACCTTCTGGATTGTCTTTTCCTTCAACTCCTCGTCCTGAAAGTCGGGTCTCCTCTCCTAGCCCGGCACCTTCTGTATTGTCTTCTCCTTCAATTCCTCGTCCTGAAGAGAGGCCACCACACTCAGCGGCTCTGACCATCGATGTTCCCAAGCTTTCCCTGGCTTTTGCTTCTGTGCTTGTGTTTTCTAAATTgatgttttaa
- the LOC126790773 gene encoding pentatricopeptide repeat-containing protein At3g42630 translates to MEAILVLSTASVSGSLNSNRLSILSHQSQPSQTRALARKIIRTWKLEECSNAKDYYVDCVPLIQSLSRRKMPHLAHEVLLEMKSEGLVPSNSTLSAVMLCHANNGLFPQAEAIWDEMLNSSFVPSIQIVSELFNVYGSVGCFGKVNEIVGQIRSRNLSLLPEVYSLAISCFGKGGQLRLMEDTLKEMVSRGFRVDSATGNGFIRYYSIFGSLTEMETAYDRLKRSRFLIEEEGIRAMSLAYLKKRRFYSLAEFLKSVGLGRRNLGNLLWNLLLLSYAANFKMKSLQREFLRMAEAGFHPDLTTFNIRALAFSRMSLLWDLHLTLEHMKHEEVVPDLVTCGCIVDAYLDRRLGRNLYFALNKMNLDDSPVVLTDPFVFEVLGKGDFHASSEAFLEFRKQKGWTYRKLISVYLKKQYRRDQIFWNY, encoded by the exons ATGGAGGCCATTCTTGTTCTGAGCACTGCATCTGTTTCTGGGTCTCTCAATTCCAACCGTCTTTCTATTCTTTCGCATCAATCACAACCTTCTCAAACTCGAGCTCTGGCACGCAAG ATAATCCGGACATGGAAGCTGGAAGAGTGTTCCAATGCAAAAGACTATTATGTAGATTGTGTACCACTAATACAGAGTTTAAGTAGACGAAAGATGCCTCATTTAGCTCATGAAGTTTTACTTGAGATGAAATCAGAGGGTCTTGTGCCGAGCAACTCCACTCTATCGGCTGTAATGCTATGTCATGCGAATAATGGCCTTTTCCCTCAAGCTGAGGCAATTTGGGATGAAATGTTAAACAGTTCTTTTGTGCCCAGTATTCAGATTGTGTCGGAGCTATTTAATGTGTATGGCAGTGTAGGATGTTTTGGAAAAGTGAATGAAATTGTGGGTCAGATAAGATCGAGGAATTTAAGTTTGTTACCGGAGGTTTACTCACTAGCTATATCTTGCTTTGGGAAGGGAGGGCAGCTTAGATTGATGGAAGATACATTGAAAGAAATGGTTTCAAGGGGCTTCCGGGTAGACTCGGCCACTGGTAATGGCTTTATCAGGTACTACAGCATATTTGGTTCTCTGACTGAGATGGAGACCGCTTATGACCGCCTTAAGAGGTCCAGGTTTTTGATAGAGGAAGAGGGAATCCGGGCAATGTCTTTGGCGTATCTAAAGAAAAGGAGGTTCTATAGTTTAGCTGAGTTCCTTAAGAGTGTTGGTCTAGGTAGAAGAAACTTGGGAAATCTATTATGGAACCTATTGTTGCTATCCTATGCTGCCAATTTTAAGATGAAAAGCTTACAAAGAGAATTTCTGAGAATGGCGGAAGCTGGATTCCACCCTGATCTCACTACATTTAATATTCGTGCCCTGGCTTTTTCAAGAATGTCTCTACTCTGGGATCTCCATCTTACTCTTGAACACATGAAACATGAGGAAGTTGTTCCGGATCTGGTGACTTGTGGTTGTATTGTTGACGCATATTTGGACAGAAGACTGGGAAGAAACTTGTATTTTGCTTTAAACAAAATGAACTTGGATGATTCTCCGGTAGTCTTAACAGATCCATTTGTATTTGAAGTTCTGGGGAAAGGCGACTTCCATGCAAGCTCAGAGGCATTTTTGGAGTTTCGGAAGCAGAAGGGATGGACTTATAGGAAGCTAATTTCAGTATATTTGAAAAAGCAATACCGGAGGGACCAGATATTCTGGAATTACTGA
- the LOC126792050 gene encoding U-box domain-containing protein 35-like: protein MGILNSSISGKFRTEYKGCTIAVGVSGDKHSRYALKWALENLVTSTNDVVVKLIHVTQTSPSPSPKDSPGNSRLINDGHAFDPIEEMLLPFRCYCTRKRVPFEVVILKDHDVAKALIDYISRYGIENIILGVSSKIGFSKRLFKTSDISSSVQKLAADFCNVYIINKGKIWAVRAARRQLPALPALPEEFSKM from the exons ATGGGGATTTTGAATAGCAGCATTAGTGGAAAATTTAGAACAGAGTACAAGGGGTGCACAATAGCAGTAGGAGTATCAGGAGACAAACACAGCAGATATGCTTTGAAATGGGCTCTTGAAAATCTTGTCACTAGTACCAACGATGTTGTTGTCAAGCTTATCCATGTTACTCAAACATCTCCATCTCCGTCTCCTAAAGACTCCCCAG GGAACAGTCGTTTGATCAATGACGGGCATGCTTTTGATCCTATTGAGGAAATGTTACTTCCCTTTCGTTGCTATTGTACACGCAAACGA GTACCATTTGAGGTTGTTATACTCAAGGATCATGATGTAGCTAAGGCACTGATCGATTACATTTCCCGCTATGGCATTGAGAATATTATTCTTGGTGTTTCTTCCAAGATTGGGTTTTCTAAGAG ACTATTCAAGACATCAGATATTTCAAGTAGTGTGCAAAAGTTGGCAGCTGATTTCTGCAATGTATATATCATCAACAAAGGAAAGATATGGGCAGTGCGTGCTGCCCGCCGCCAGCTGCCTGCCCTGCCGGCCCTTCCAGAAGAATTTAGTAAAATGTAA